Below is a genomic region from Mesorhizobium sp. NZP2298.
GGCGGCGGCCATCACGCTGATGCCGGCAAGCGGACCGAAGGCGGCGCAGAGCGTGTCGAGCCCGGCCTGCAGGCGGCGAAGCGCAAGCATCTCGCCATCCGCGCGCGAGAGCGTGGCAAGCGCTTCGCCACACTCATGGCGCCAGGCACCTTCGGCCTTGAGCGGAACGGCTGACGCCATGGCCGTGCCAAGCCTGCCTGCGCCCCCGCGACGCATCGACCTGGCGCGCTCCCATGCCATGGCGCCAGCCTTGGCCACCCCGTTCCCCGCGAACAGGATGGCGAGCAGCAGAAGCATGATCGGTAGAAGGGAGAGCGGCGCGAGCATCGCCGAACCCGCAATGAGGACGGCGATGCCGCAGGCCAGCGTCAGCGCAGGCAGTCCGGCACGCAGCCGGGCGTAGTCGAGGTCCTCGACATCGTCGAGATAATCGGCCAGCCTTGCGTCATCGCCGAGCTGCCATCCGGCCCTGCGCACGGCAGGCGCCGCCGCCATCGCGGCGAAAAGTTCGACGCGATGCGCGACCTGGTCCGCGAGTGCTGCCTTGTGGCCGGCCAGCCGCTCACCATAGCGGGCGACCGTGCGGCCCACCGCGAACAGCCTGACCAGCGCCGCCGGTATGTGGAAGTTGAAGGTGAAGGCGGTGGCGGAAAGGCCGGCGATCGCCACCGATCCCAACAGCCAGGCGGAAACACCGCCGAGCAATACGCCGCAGCAGAGGGCCGAGAAAGCAAAGCCCGTCGCCAGCCGCCACGACTTCCGGCTTGAGGATTGAAGGAGAGTGTTCATGCCGCCACCTCGATGGCATCGTTGGGGGTGAGATCGACCGTCATGTCTGCGGTGGCGGCGAGGTCGCGGTCATGGGTGGCCACGACGACCAGCCGTGATCGCGAGATCGCAAGCAGCATGCGTCGCACCGCTTCGGCCGTCTGGCGGTCGAGCTTTGCCGTGGGTTCGTCAGCCAACACGGTCCGGCCGGAAAGCTGCGCGCGGGCGACCGCGATGCGCAGCCGTTGCCCTCCGGAAAGGTTGGCTCCGCCCCGGTCCAGCCTGACTTCGAGGCCGCCGGGCAACAGCGCGTCGTCGAGCAGGCCGATCGCGCCCGCGGCTGCCCCGAGATTGTCCCCGGCCGGCGCGGCGATATTCCATGAAAGGGCTTCGGCAAGCGTTCCCTCGGGCACGCAGCAGTCAGTGGAAACCCAGACGATTTCCCGGCCGGCGAGTGCATCGGCGTCGAGCGATCCGCCTGGTTCGAGCCCGGCCAGTCGGCGCAGCAATGTCGACTTGCCCGATCCGCTCGGGCCGACAATGGCGACCAGGCCCTGTTTCGGCAACGCCAGGGACAGGCGGTCGAGAATCGGCAAGGTCTTTGCCGCGGCCGGCTCGGCACCGAGCAGCCGGTCAAGTGCGGCCGCCGCGGCAAGGCCTTCCGCCTTGGCATGATATTGTTCCGAAAAGCGCCGGAAGGGTGCGAAATATTCCGGCGCGATCATGAGGATGAACAGGCTTTGCCAAAGCGCGAGGTTGGAGAAGCCAGGGATCATCGCGAGCTTCAGGTGGCCAAGGCCGAGGAAGACGGCGAGGATGGCAATCGACAGCGATGCGAAGAAGTCGATGATGCCGGCATTGACGAAAGCAATGCGCAGCACGCCCATCGTGTTGCTCGCATAGGCTTCGAGGCGGCGGGCCAGCTTGGCGTCCTCGGTGGCCATCGCGTGGTTGGCGAGGATCGTGGGCAGCGTGCGGATGCGGTCGGCGAACTGGCCCGCCAACCGGCCGAAGGCGCGTTCCTGGGCGTCGGCGCGCCGGCGGATGGCATTGCCCACCAGCGCGAGGAACAGGATCATCACCGGCGTCAGGCAGATGACCAGCAGCGCCGCCTGCCAGGAGACGAGGAGAAGTGCGATGGCCGCAAGCAGGGGTCCCGCACCCATCATCGTGCTGGCCGCGCGATGGCCGACGACAAGGCCGGCCACCGCCTCGGGATGACGCTGCATCGAGACGATGACGCCGCCGACCGACAGCGATTGCAATTGCCGCGCCGGCATGTCGTTCAGGCGCTCGCCCGCAGCCCCGCGCAACCCCGCCGAGACGGCGGTTTCGGCCGATGCCTGCGCCCTGTCGGACGCGAGCCCGGCGAGGCAGGCAGACGCGAGAAGCACGACCACAGCCGCGACCAGCCATGGGTCGACGGGATCGCCCATCACCAGCCGTCCGGTTGCGATCGCCGCCGACGCGGCGAAGCCGAGCCGTAGCCCGGTGCGCGCGACTTGCAGGATGAGCAGCCGACGCAAGCCGCGCCTTGCCAGCCGTTCGCCGATCGAGAGTGCCTGAAAAGGGGCGGGGCCGGAGGGGACGACCTTCGAATCCGGTGCGGGGACGGCTGACGTTTTCATGCCCCGGTTCTCGCACACGCAATGATGAAACGAATTGATCCAGATCAAGCGGCGGATGTTCGCGGCGCGTTATGAGCGGGTATCCAGAAAGGACGCTCCCATGCCCGACTTTCTCCTCGTCGACCTGTCCCGGCTGCAGTTCGCGCTGACGGCCCTCTATCATTTCCTGTTCGTGCCGCTGACGCTGGGCCTCTCCATCCTGATCGCCATGATGGAGACCGTCTATGTCATGACCCGCCGCACCATCTGGCGCGACATGACCAAGTTCTGGGGCGTGCTGTTCGGCATCAATTTCGCCCTCGGCGTCGCCACCGGCATCACCATGGAATTCCAGTTCGGCATGAACTGGGCCTACTATTCGCACTATGTCGGCGACGTGTTCGGCGCGCCCCTCGCCATCGAGGGCCTGATGGCCTTCTTCCTCGAAGCCACCTTTGTCGGGCTGTTCTTCTTCGGTTGGGACAGGCTATCGGCCCGCGCGCATATGATCGTGACCTGGTTGATGGCGCTTGGCACCAATTTCTCCGCGCTCTGGATCCTGATCGCCAATGGCTGGATGCAGAACCCGGTCGGTTCTGCCTTCAACCCGGACACGATGCGCATGGAGGTCACCGACTTCATGGCGGTGATCTTCAATCCGGTGGCGCAGGCGAAGTTCGTACACACCGTTTCGGCCGGCTATGTCTGCGCCGCCACCTTCGTGCTCGGCGTTTCGGCCTGGTACATGCTGCGCGGGCGTCACGTCCAGCTCGCCAAGCGCTCTTTCGTCATCGCCTCGGCCTTCGGCCTCGCCTCGTCACTCTCGGTGATCGTGCTCGGCGACGAAAGCGGCTATGCGCTGACCGACAACCAGAAAATGAAGCTCGCGGCCATCGAGGCCATGTGGGAGACGGAACCCGCGCCGGCGTCCTTCACGGCCTTCGGCATTCCCAGCCAAAGCGACCGCGAGACGCATTTCGCCATCCGCATCCCGTGGGTGATGGGCATCATCGGCACGCGCTCGATCGACAGGCAGATCCCCGGCATCGACGAACTTGTCGCCCATGCCGAAATGCGCATCCGCAACGGCATCGCCGCCTATGACGCGCTGGAGAAGATCAAGGCGGATCGCACCGATACCGCCGCCCGCGCCGCCTTCGATGCCAGCTCCGGGGATCTCGGCTACGCGCTGCTGCTCAAGCGGTACCTGCCGGATCCGAGGCAGGCGAGCGAGCAGCAGATCAAGGATGCCGCCTGGTCGACCGTGCCTTACGTGCCGCTGCTCTTCTTCGGCTTCCGGCTGATGGTGGCCTGCGGTTTCGTGCTCGCCGCGCTGTTCGCGGTGTCGCTGTGGCACACGACACGGGAGACCGAAGCGCCGCGCTGGCTGTTTCATGCCGCGCTCATCGCCATGCCGCTGCCCTGGATCGCCATCGAGGTCGGCTGGTTCGTGGCGGAGTTCGGACGCCAGCCCTGGATCATCGATGGCGTGCTGCCGACCTTCCTCGCCACGTCCGAGCTTGGCGTCACCGACCTGGCGCTCACCATCTCCGGCTTCACGCTCATCTACGGCGTGCTCGCCCTCATCGAGGTCAAGCTGATGCTGGCCGCAATCCGCAAGGGGCCCGAGATCGCCAGCGTCATCGATGACCTGCGCCCGAACACCGACCCCGCACTGCAACCCGCAGAATGAAAAAGGATCACGACGATGATCGACTTTCTCTTCGACTATGAAACGCTGCGCGTGATCTGGTGGATTCTGCTCGGCATCCTCCTGATCGGCTTCGCCGTGACCGACGGTTTCGACATGGGCGTGGGCGCGCTGCTGCCCTTCGTCGCCAGGACCGATGCCGAACGGCGTGTGGCGATCAACACAATCGGCCCGGTATGGGAAGGCAACCAGGTGTGGTTCATCCTCGGCGGCGGCGCCATCTTCGCGGCGTGGCCGGCGCTCTACGCGCTGAGCTTCTCCGGCTTCTACCTTGCCATGTTCCTGGTGCTTCTGGCGCTGATCCTGCGCCCCGTTGCCTTCAAGTATCGCTCGAAGCGGCCCGATCCCGCCTGGCGCGGGCGCTGGGACTGGGCGCTCTTCGTCGGCGGCGCGGTGCCGGCGCTCATCTTCGGCGTTGCCCTTGGCAACACGCTGCAGGGCGTGCCGTTCCATTTCACGTCGGATCTGCGCCCCATCTATGAAGGCAGCCTGTTCGGCCTGCTCAACCCGCTCGCGCTCTATTGCGGCCTCGTCTCGGTCGCCATGCTGATAACCCACGGCGCGGCATGGCTCGCGTTCAAGGCGGAAGGCATCGTCGAAGACCGCGCGCGCGCGATCGGCGCCAAGTCCGCTGTCATCACTTCGCTGCTCTTCGCCGGCGGTGGCGTGCTGGTCTGGCTCGGGCTGCTCGGCGGCTACCGCGTGACCTCGCCGATCGTGTGGGACGGGCCGTCCAATCCGCTGCTCAAGACGGTGTCGGCGGACAGCGGTGCCTGGCTGGCGAATTTCCATGCCCATCCGCTGCTGTGGATCGTGCCGGCGCTCGGTGTCGTCGCACCGCTGCTGGCGGCTATCGGCTTTCGGGCCCGGCGTGAAGGCTGGACCTTCCTTGCCTCGCAGTTAGGCGTCGCGATGATCATCGCGACGGTGGGGCTTGCCATGTTCCCCATCCTTCTGCCGTCGAGCAGCAATCCCAGCCATTCGCTGACCGTGTTCGATGCTTCCTCAAGCCGCGCCACGCTGCGCAACATGCTGATCGCCACGGTGATCTTCCTGCCGCTGATCCTTGCCTACACCGGGTGGGTCTACAGCGTGCTGTGGGGCAAGGTCGGCGAGAAGAGCGTCGAGAAGGCCGGCTCGTCGGCCTACTGATTCAACCGGAGTTTTGACCATGTGGTATTTTGCCTGGATCCTCGGCCTCGGACTGGCCGCCTCCGTCGGCATCCTCAATGCGCTCTGGTATGAGCTGCGCACCGTCCGCGAGGAGCCCGCCAAGGACACCGTCGCCCTGCCCACGCCTTGAGCCCGCCGTGGCGGAGGAGGCATCATGAGCGACTCTAATCTCGGACCGCTGCGCGGGCCGGCGGACATGAAGCGGGCGCACGTGCGGATGCTTGCGCTCTGTCACATGCTTGAAGGCATCGCCGACGACCTGCCGTCGCGCGTCGACCGCTTCCAGTGCCTTGCCGTGGCGGCCGATCTGTTGCCAGTGCTGCGAGAGTGCCATCGCTTCGAGGAAGAGACTGTCTTCCCCGCCTTCGCGCGGCTCCAGGGCGGGGAAGACATCGTCGCGCGGCTCAAGATGGAGCATCTGGAGGACGACTGCGCGGCGGCTGATCTCAGTGAAGTCCTGCTTGCGCACGGCCACGGGAGGCCTATCGAGAACCCCGAGGCGCTCGGCTACATGCTGCGCGCGCTGTTCGAATCCATGCGGCGCCATATCGCCTTCGAGCGCGACCATGTGCTGCCGGGGATTCTCGGGCAGCGCTGAGCGCTTCGGCGATCAGTTCCCGGAACGCGCCGCCAGGCGCGCGAGGTCGCTGACGACAATGTGACGGTTGTTGTCGATGCGAATGACGTTGTCGCCCCGCAGCCTGGTCAATTGCCGGCTTACCGTTTCGATGGTCAGGCCGAGGAAATCCGCGATCTCCGCGCGCGACAGCGGCAGGTCGAAAGCGGCGGCGCGGTGTTCCGGGCCAGCGGTCGGATCGATGTTGCGCGCGATCATCAACAGGAAGCTCGCGATCTTCTCGGCGGCGGTCTTGCGACCGAGCGCCACCATCCAGTCGCGCGCCTGGTCGAGTTCGCGCAATTTCTGTTCGAGCAGCCGATGTTCGAGGTCGGGGTGCTCCTTCATCATCCGCTCCAGCGTTTGGCGCGGAAAGGAGCACAGCTCGACATTGGTCGCGGCTTCCGCGGTCAATGTGCTCTCGGCCTGGAACGGCCTGCCCAGAAAATCAGGAGCGAACTGCAGGCCGACGATCTGCTGGCGGCCGTCGGACAGCGTCTTGGTGAGTTTCACGACACCGGAAAGAACGTTGGAGAACCGGTCGACGCTTCCGGTGTCGCTCATCAATTCCTTGCCGGTCTCGGCCTTGTGCCGTTTCGTCGACTTGGACAGGGCGACAAGCTGATCGGGGTTGAGGGCGCCGCAAATGCCACGATGCCGCGCTTCGCATGAAACGCAGAGAACAGGAATGCCCTTCGTGTGAATGTCTTCGCGCACGATGGTACATCTATAGTGTTACCAGCCGGCAGTGCAACGCATGGGCGACGACTTTAGCGATGGTGCATACGCACCGCCGAAAGGGCCCAGTTGCATAAATCCAGCTTATCATGAACCCCAGTTTTTGAAGACGTTACAGGGGCTTTCGCCGCCTGTAGCCTCGACGATGGGTTCTTTGAAGATGCCAGGGATTTGGTGGGTCGATGCAGACACATGCGCGGGTGGTGATTGTTGGTGGCGGGTGCGTCGGCGCGGGCATCCTGTACGGTCTTGCCAAGCGCGGCTGGACCGACGTCGCACTGCTCGAACGCACCCAGCTGACGGCCGGCTCGACCTGGCATGCGGCGGGCCTCGTCCCATCCTACGCCCGCAACATCAATATCGGCCGGATGATCAACAAGACCATCGAGATCTATGAAGGGCTGGAGGCCGAGACCGGGCAGCCTGTCGGATGGCACAAATGCGGCCAGCTGCGCATCGCCAATTCCAGGGACCGGCTCGACGAATACAAGAGCTATATGAGCGTCGCCGACGTTCAGGGCATGCGGGCGCATCTGCTGTCGCCGGCGGAGGCGAGGGCGCTGTGCCCGCTTCTCGACAACAAGCACATGCTCGGCGCGCTCTATCATCCCGATGACGGCCATATCGCGCCGGCCGACGTGACCCATGCCATGGCCAAGGGCGCGCGGGATCTGGGCGCCAAGATCTACCTGAACACGGAGGTCACCGGCTTTCAGCGGACCGCGGGCGGCGAATGGCGGGTCCAGACGAACAAGGGCGACATCACCTGCGAGCATGTGGTCTGCGCGACCGGCAATTACGCGCGCCAGACCGGCGCGCTGCTCGGCCTCGAGATCCCCGCCATCCCGATCCTGCACCAGTACTGGATCACCGAGCCGGTGCCGGAGGTCGTGGAGCGCAAAAAGCAGGGACGGGCGGAAATGCCGATCCTGCGCGACGAGGGCTTTGAAGGCTATCTGCGCGAGGAGGGCGACGGCTTCATGTTCGGGCCCTATGAGCGGACCGAACACCTCAAGCTGTTTGCCGAGGATGGCGTTCCCGCCTGGTTCGGCGCCGACCTCGTCGAAGAGGATTTCGAGGCGGTGTCATGGAACTGGGAGCAGGCAACGCAACTTGTGCCGTCACTGGGACGCGCCGGAATCAAGGCCAATGTCCGCGGCCCCTTCCAGATGACGGCGGACGAGCTTCCGCTGATGGGACCGGCCTGGGGCCTGCCCAATGTGTGGCTGGCCGAGGGCGTGCCGGGCGGCATCCTGTGGGGCGGCACGATCGGCTACTATCTGTCGGAGCGGATCGTCGAGGGCGGCAACAGCCTCGACACCTCGGATCTGGATCCTCGCCGCTTCGGCGACTACGCCAACAAGGCCTGGACGCGCGAGAAAGTCCGCGAGGCCTGGGGCACGCATGCGGAGCAGAAATATCCCGGACAGGACATGCCTGCCGCCCGGCCGCAGAAGACAGCGCCATCCTATGCGCGGCTGAGCGAGTTGGGCGCGGTCTGGGGCGTGCTCAACGGTTGGGAAATGCCCAATTGGTTCGCACCCAAGGGCGTCGAGGCCAAGGACCAGTATAGCTGGCGCTGGACCGCCAAGGGCGTTTTCGTCGGCGAGGAAGTGCAGGCCGTGCGCAATGCCGTCGGCCTGGTCGAGATGACGCCGATGACCAAGTTCGAGGTCTCGGGACCAAACGCAGCCGCCTGGCTCGACAGGATCCTTGCCAATCGCCTGCCAGCAGTCGGCAGGGCTGTTCTGGCGCATCACCTCACCCCTGCA
It encodes:
- a CDS encoding cytochrome ubiquinol oxidase subunit I — translated: MPDFLLVDLSRLQFALTALYHFLFVPLTLGLSILIAMMETVYVMTRRTIWRDMTKFWGVLFGINFALGVATGITMEFQFGMNWAYYSHYVGDVFGAPLAIEGLMAFFLEATFVGLFFFGWDRLSARAHMIVTWLMALGTNFSALWILIANGWMQNPVGSAFNPDTMRMEVTDFMAVIFNPVAQAKFVHTVSAGYVCAATFVLGVSAWYMLRGRHVQLAKRSFVIASAFGLASSLSVIVLGDESGYALTDNQKMKLAAIEAMWETEPAPASFTAFGIPSQSDRETHFAIRIPWVMGIIGTRSIDRQIPGIDELVAHAEMRIRNGIAAYDALEKIKADRTDTAARAAFDASSGDLGYALLLKRYLPDPRQASEQQIKDAAWSTVPYVPLLFFGFRLMVACGFVLAALFAVSLWHTTRETEAPRWLFHAALIAMPLPWIAIEVGWFVAEFGRQPWIIDGVLPTFLATSELGVTDLALTISGFTLIYGVLALIEVKLMLAAIRKGPEIASVIDDLRPNTDPALQPAE
- the cydB gene encoding cytochrome d ubiquinol oxidase subunit II, whose product is MIDFLFDYETLRVIWWILLGILLIGFAVTDGFDMGVGALLPFVARTDAERRVAINTIGPVWEGNQVWFILGGGAIFAAWPALYALSFSGFYLAMFLVLLALILRPVAFKYRSKRPDPAWRGRWDWALFVGGAVPALIFGVALGNTLQGVPFHFTSDLRPIYEGSLFGLLNPLALYCGLVSVAMLITHGAAWLAFKAEGIVEDRARAIGAKSAVITSLLFAGGGVLVWLGLLGGYRVTSPIVWDGPSNPLLKTVSADSGAWLANFHAHPLLWIVPALGVVAPLLAAIGFRARREGWTFLASQLGVAMIIATVGLAMFPILLPSSSNPSHSLTVFDASSSRATLRNMLIATVIFLPLILAYTGWVYSVLWGKVGEKSVEKAGSSAY
- the cydX gene encoding cytochrome bd-I oxidase subunit CydX, which codes for MWYFAWILGLGLAASVGILNALWYELRTVREEPAKDTVALPTP
- a CDS encoding GcvT family protein, coding for MQTHARVVIVGGGCVGAGILYGLAKRGWTDVALLERTQLTAGSTWHAAGLVPSYARNINIGRMINKTIEIYEGLEAETGQPVGWHKCGQLRIANSRDRLDEYKSYMSVADVQGMRAHLLSPAEARALCPLLDNKHMLGALYHPDDGHIAPADVTHAMAKGARDLGAKIYLNTEVTGFQRTAGGEWRVQTNKGDITCEHVVCATGNYARQTGALLGLEIPAIPILHQYWITEPVPEVVERKKQGRAEMPILRDEGFEGYLREEGDGFMFGPYERTEHLKLFAEDGVPAWFGADLVEEDFEAVSWNWEQATQLVPSLGRAGIKANVRGPFQMTADELPLMGPAWGLPNVWLAEGVPGGILWGGTIGYYLSERIVEGGNSLDTSDLDPRRFGDYANKAWTREKVREAWGTHAEQKYPGQDMPAARPQKTAPSYARLSELGAVWGVLNGWEMPNWFAPKGVEAKDQYSWRWTAKGVFVGEEVQAVRNAVGLVEMTPMTKFEVSGPNAAAWLDRILANRLPAVGRAVLAHHLTPAGGVQAEYMVARLTDDGFYLISTPRAERWNFDDLSKLLPADGGVSLKNVTNERGCFTVVGPNARDVLQPLTEIDLSNAAFPWFGVKTGSVALASDVRLLRVNYEGELGWELYHPMAYQRQLLDAILSEGEKHGMRLVGLHALESLRLEKSYRAMYRDMNPELNVLESGLERFVRLDKGDFVGREAVLKYKDRNDQRRSATLRIETDGASTLANEGLYIDGELVGRITSGGYGYTLGHDVALALLPERLSKPGTKFDVAILGEWRVAEVIADSPYDPSSARARS
- a CDS encoding ATP-binding cassette domain-containing protein, yielding MKTSAVPAPDSKVVPSGPAPFQALSIGERLARRGLRRLLILQVARTGLRLGFAASAAIATGRLVMGDPVDPWLVAAVVVLLASACLAGLASDRAQASAETAVSAGLRGAAGERLNDMPARQLQSLSVGGVIVSMQRHPEAVAGLVVGHRAASTMMGAGPLLAAIALLLVSWQAALLVICLTPVMILFLALVGNAIRRRADAQERAFGRLAGQFADRIRTLPTILANHAMATEDAKLARRLEAYASNTMGVLRIAFVNAGIIDFFASLSIAILAVFLGLGHLKLAMIPGFSNLALWQSLFILMIAPEYFAPFRRFSEQYHAKAEGLAAAAALDRLLGAEPAAAKTLPILDRLSLALPKQGLVAIVGPSGSGKSTLLRRLAGLEPGGSLDADALAGREIVWVSTDCCVPEGTLAEALSWNIAAPAGDNLGAAAGAIGLLDDALLPGGLEVRLDRGGANLSGGQRLRIAVARAQLSGRTVLADEPTAKLDRQTAEAVRRMLLAISRSRLVVVATHDRDLAATADMTVDLTPNDAIEVAA
- a CDS encoding hemerythrin domain-containing protein, producing MSDSNLGPLRGPADMKRAHVRMLALCHMLEGIADDLPSRVDRFQCLAVAADLLPVLRECHRFEEETVFPAFARLQGGEDIVARLKMEHLEDDCAAADLSEVLLAHGHGRPIENPEALGYMLRALFESMRRHIAFERDHVLPGILGQR
- a CDS encoding Crp/Fnr family transcriptional regulator, with product MREDIHTKGIPVLCVSCEARHRGICGALNPDQLVALSKSTKRHKAETGKELMSDTGSVDRFSNVLSGVVKLTKTLSDGRQQIVGLQFAPDFLGRPFQAESTLTAEAATNVELCSFPRQTLERMMKEHPDLEHRLLEQKLRELDQARDWMVALGRKTAAEKIASFLLMIARNIDPTAGPEHRAAAFDLPLSRAEIADFLGLTIETVSRQLTRLRGDNVIRIDNNRHIVVSDLARLAARSGN